In one Vibrio sp. VB16 genomic region, the following are encoded:
- a CDS encoding YebG family protein, with protein sequence MAVIVKYVVERNGEEKMTFTSKAEADAYDKMLDTADELFELIGKSKLLEDESKQEELSLFLAQNKEELLYALGAKRKPVPKKPKKVEAVEDPQEDAA encoded by the coding sequence ATGGCTGTAATCGTCAAGTACGTGGTGGAGCGCAACGGAGAAGAAAAGATGACTTTTACCTCTAAGGCTGAAGCTGACGCTTACGACAAAATGTTAGATACGGCTGATGAGCTCTTTGAGCTTATTGGTAAGAGTAAGCTTCTTGAAGATGAATCGAAGCAAGAAGAGCTATCACTATTTTTGGCTCAAAACAAAGAAGAACTGCTTTATGCTTTAGGTGCGAAACGCAAACCCGTCCCTAAAAAGCCAAAAAAAGTAGAAGCTGTTGAAGACCCGCAAGAAGACGCGGCGTAA